In Sphingopyxis macrogoltabida, the sequence ATGGCCGAACTCAACCAACCCATGATCGAGGAGGAAAATCAGCCCCTACACATCACCGCCAAAGCCGCCTGACGATGGCCCACGGCCACAGCCGAAATTACACCACCTTGACGGACGCGACCTCTCGGTGATATGTCGACGCGTGATGATTGGAAGCGGCTTCGATGTCAAAACGGGAATGAGCCAGCGGCGAATGTTGCTTTCATGCGACTTGTAGGTTTGAGGGCGCCATTCTCGACGCGCATAGAGATCCAAGAACCGTTGCGCATAACGATCAAAGCGAAGCTCAATCTGCTCACGCTCCCGCTCCTTCTCGATCGCCCTTGGGTCTTCACCACCATGGACGATATGCAAAACACGCATCGCCTCAACGCGCGCCGTCGCCGCCGTCCAAGGGCTGCCATGCTTGCCAATCGTAAATCGCTTTGTCGGCGTTCTCATGCCGCCCATTCGATACTGGACGACGTAAATCTTCGATCCGGCTTTCGTAATCTTGAGACCGAAGCCGGCCAATTCAGTGTCCCATTCAAAGCGATCTTTGCTGGCCGGAAGCGCGGATTCAACCGAGCGTGTTGTCAGTTTAATCGGCATCCTTATCAATCATCCCAGCAATCACATAGCAATCAGCGCAACATATTTCGCATTTGAACGAATTCAAGGGAGTTGACTAAATTCGACAGATTACCTAACTTTTTCGCGCATCACCTGACAGATGAAAAGCGCAGAAAAGCGTTGATCATCACACTGGGGGTGTGGGGGTCGGAGGTTCGAATCCTCTCGTCCCGACCAATTTTCCACCGCCGCCCCGTGCGGTCCTACCGCACAAGCGTGATACGCCGCGCGGCATTTCGCTGAAAGCGGCGCACGATGCAGACAAGCGTGCTGATCGTCATCGCGGCCTTTGCAACCTCCATTCTCTCGGGCATTTTCGGCATGGCGGGCGGCCTGCTACTGATGGGCCTGCTCGCGTGGCTGCTCCCCGCCGCCACCGCGCTGGCCCTGCACGGTGTCATCCAGTTCGCCTCGAATCTCTGGCGCGCGACCCTGCATCGCCGGCATGTCGTGTGGCCGGTGCTGCTGTGGTTCGCCGCTGGCTCGGCCGTAGCGATCGCGCTCTTCTCGCTGCTGATCTTCGCCCCGACGAAATTTTACGTGTTCCTAGGCCTCGGGCTGATGCCGATTCTCGTCTGGCTGCCCGAACGCTGGCTGCGCCTCGACGCGGCGCGGCCCGCGCATGCGATCGGCGGCGGGTTCGTTTCAACAGGGCTGGCGCTGGTGTCGGGCGTATCGGGGCCGGTCACCGACCTGCTCTTCATCCATT encodes:
- a CDS encoding integrase arm-type DNA-binding domain-containing protein, which produces MPIKLTTRSVESALPASKDRFEWDTELAGFGLKITKAGSKIYVVQYRMGGMRTPTKRFTIGKHGSPWTAATARVEAMRVLHIVHGGEDPRAIEKEREREQIELRFDRYAQRFLDLYARREWRPQTYKSHESNIRRWLIPVLTSKPLPIITRRHITERSRPSRWCNFGCGRGPSSGGFGGDV
- a CDS encoding TSUP family transporter encodes the protein MQTSVLIVIAAFATSILSGIFGMAGGLLLMGLLAWLLPAATALALHGVIQFASNLWRATLHRRHVVWPVLLWFAAGSAVAIALFSLLIFAPTKFYVFLGLGLMPILVWLPERWLRLDAARPAHAIGGGFVSTGLALVSGVSGPVTDLLFIHSRLNRHQVVATKAVMQAIGHASKIVVYGGVLLSAAARDAIALPAMAIAIAASMAGIMVGGILLDRISEAQFRFVRRWLVTLIGATFLLQAARIALA